Sequence from the Leptospira dzoumogneensis genome:
AGTGATATGTTCATCTATCTCAATTTCGAATTGAATTGTTTGTTCGATTGAATGGACTATGACCGAATAATGTTGAATATCTAAAAACGTTAGCTGCCTGCCTTTTCTATCCTTTAACCATTTTTCACAGATTTGAAAACCGCCTATATTGTAATTCCATACCTTTTGGGAAATAGGACCGAAGTATTGAGTTTCATTTATCCAAACGGTTTTTTCTCCGTCGTAAAAAATGGATTTGATAATAGAATCCCCTTCCATTGGAAATTTTAAACGAGCATGTACATTCGATTGGAATAAATGACATTTAGTTAGCTTCTTTCCGATTTGAACAAGTTTTTTGAATAGATCGCGATTCGAAGTTAAAGGGATTCTTGGAAAATCTATTTTTAAGAATTCCGAATATCTTTTCCGGAATTTCGGGGAATATAATATCGCATAAATATAATAGAACAAGGCTTCGGGATCTTCGGTTCCCTGTTTTATCCTTAATTCTTCTATAATAGGATCTGAAAAATTGGATCGTTTATTTTTTCCGGAAAAAAGATCTTCTTCGATCGTATATAATGGGAAAACCGTTCCTCCGCCTCTTCTAAAAATATTCTGATCAACAAGTTTATTTACTACGAATACTAGATTCCAAGTATCCCCGCCTACGGCTAAACCTTGGCGCCCAATAACTAAAGCTAAGTTTTCCGGATCATCAAAATGATCCATAACCTTTGTATTCGGCCTCGCTATAATATTCTCATAGAAATAGATAGATCGGCTGTCAAAAGGACGATACGTGTAGTCTTTAATGAATTGTTTAGAACCGAATTTTTTAACTTCTTGTCTGGCTTTTTTCAAATCCCAACGATCTTTATCAATAATCGGAATTGAAAATTCTTCGGATACTTCTTCATCCGATAAAGAAGAGTCTGTGAAATGGGATATTTTTCCCTGTAATTCTTCTTCCGTGAAAGCAACCGTTAAGGAATCTCTTTTTGTAAGAATTCCTAGCGAGAAAGTATACATTATCTCGGTGATTTTATTATTACTTTCGTATTCCTCTCTTCTTCTTTCATTCTGAGGTTTAAAAAGGCAAAATTCTTTGGAAGGGTTGATTTCTTCCCATTCAGTATTCTTAATGTTATGTTTGGATAACCAGTCGTATTTTCCTTCCCTATCTCCGAAAATTTCAGAATGAAAAACGCGGCCCGGTTTTTTTATAGTATTGCCATCGGTTATTCTTTTAACGAAGATCCCGATAGCAACTCCTTGTTGGATCTCAAATACATTTTCATCTTGGGAACCATCGCTCTGTTTTTCTTTCTTTTTTGAATTCCCATGAAGATCTAAAACGTAGATTTCATCGAAAGTTTTTCGAAGGCTTTGTCTCATTCCCCGGAATGTAGGATTATCTAAATAGCCGTGATTAGTAACGAATGCTAGGATACCGTGGCCTGTATTTTCAATTTTCCATTGAGCAAAGCGTAAGAATTTTACATAGTCGTCGTTTAACCATTTGAGGTTTTGTTCTTTTAAAGGTTTGCCGTCGAATTCAAAATAATTCCCTTCTTTACTGTGTAATAGATCGGTGATCCAGTCTCCCGAATTTTCCGAGTGGCCGGAATACGGCGGATTGCCTACGATGATCGAGACCGGTTCTGAGTTTTTAATTTCCCAGGCATCCTGAGCTTCTTGTTCTAAAAATTTATCTAGGCCGTCCGTTTCTTTTAAAGAAGGCGCATCTTCAAGACTATTTGTTAAATATATCTTTAAACGTTCTTCCGAATCGAATTGATAACCTAATTCTCTCAATTGAAGAACTATCTTTAAATGTGCGATTGAGTAGGGAGCCATAAGGAATTCAAATCCGAACATCCTGGGTAAAAGATGGGATTGGACGTAATCCTGCCATGAGCCCTTATTTTTCTCGAAATGTTTAAAGACGGTTTTAATTAATTCGAAGAGAAAGGTCCCAGTTCCTACTGATGGGTCTAAAATTGAGATACGATGGACCTTTTCTCCCGGTTTTTTAGGATGTGGAATTATTTTCGAATCCGCCAGTCCATTAGGAATATTGAATCCTTTCTTTTCTTTCAGTAAGGAATCGACACTATATATAATGTATTTAACAATCGGTTCAGGAGTATAATATACTCCTCTTTTCTCTCTAATATTCGGATCATAAGAGGATAAGAAAGTTTCGTAAAAATGAACTACAGGATCCTCTTGTTTTGTTTTTTTCCCAAAATCTTTTAGGATCGAATCGAAGTCGGCTCTATCTAAAAGATAAGCTAAATCATCCACAATCCAAGTGACACTTTTATCTAATTCAGTTCCTGCGATCGAGTTGAACATTCTTTTCAAAAAAGGGTTCGTATTCGGTAATTCGAAAACCGCTTTTTCTCTATTAAAAGATCCTGATATGTGATGGTTACATCTAGCTGCAAATAGTCCGTAACATATGGTCTGCGCATACATATCTGCAAATTGTTCTTCGGATAATCCTTTAATTAAACGAGAATGAAAGGCCTTCATTTGATCTTTCAATACGGATGGGGATTTGGACTTTTCGGCTTCTTTTATCGTCTCTTTGATAGTATCTCGGATCATCCTTCCTAATTTTCCCATCCGGATAGCCAATTCTTTCGGGTCTTTAGAAACGGGAGTTTCTTCGTTTATAAAACAATCAAGAAGTCCTAAAACTTGATCTTTCATATTTGGGAACGGAATGATCCGATTATTTTTGAACTTTCCAATCGAAGAAGATAAACGGAACTCTCCGTCCACGAACCATCTAAATTCCAAATAGTCGGTAAGGATAAGATTAGATAAATCTGAACGATATCTTTTTAATTGATCTGAATTTTCGAGGGAGTTAAGATTCGCGCCGATTTTTTTGGTTTCGATATATCCTATCGGAACGTTATTTTTATACACTACGAAGTCCGGTGCGCCGCAGGCGACTCTCATCGGCTCATTATTAGCTAGAATATTACTTTCGATAGAATGTACAAAATCCGCTAGAGGTCCTCTGAACGATTGCTCCGAAAAGGATTCCGTTTTTGCTATCGTTTCTAAGGAATGAATATATCGATCCAATGCTTGGATCGTTATCTTATCGAACGGCTTATTCCGCGGGGAAGTAGGCATAGACCCAATATATCCTAAAATAGAATATTCTAAATTGGGATATATTGGGTCAAGAATAGTCTCTCGGTTAAAATCAGGAAATTTAAGGATATTTGGAGATTGTAAAAATAAAAAAGCCGATAAATCCTGAGATCTTCGGCCTTATGAGGTAAGGTTTGGGTCGACTACTGAACTACCATTGAATCTATCTTTCCGTGTTTATTATATTTCACGAAAGCTTTTCCTTTTTCGTAGTAGTCATGATATTCCCCTTGTTTTCTGAACTTAGAACCCAGCAGTTTTTCCGCAGCGGGTTTAGAAGATCCTACAGTGACACCTTGTCCTAAACCGGGACTGGAATCTCCAACTACATTCACTTGCACGACTGTTCCCATATCTAAGATAAATGCAGTTTCTTTGTTATCGTATTCGAAATATTCTAAACCGCTTTTTTTATCCGTTTTGATACGAGTTGGTTTTCCCCAGTTTTTCAAAAGATCTTCTAATTTATCACCTGGACCGACTCCGCCAACTTTGAAAGCATTCACTTCGTTCGGAGCTGTAGGGGCAGTCAGTTCGATAGAATGGATCTTCGCTAATACCTTTGCCCAACCGGAAGTAGAATCATAATTGGACAGATAATAATTTGCGAGTCCTTTGGATTTTGGATCTACTGCAGAATAAGATTCTACCAATGCGATGTTTAATATAGGAGTAAAGTTTTCATAAATATAATCCGGATCCACCTGTTGTTTTTGAGCGGTGGATTGGCCGATCGTTCTTAGATACTGAGCGATCTGAGGATTATTCCCGCTTTGGTTTGCAAGAGTTCTGATCTTTTGGTCAATAGAAGTTGCCAAACGATTGAAAAGTTCTTTCGCTTCTTCTCTTTTGTCCGTCCAGAATAAAACCACTCCTAGGTTATTTGCTAGAGCAACAGTTCCTTCTGCCTGGAAAGCTTGGTTGGCAACATTCACTGCAACATCTAGATCTTTTTCGTCCGCAGAATAAGAAAGTAATACAGCATAGTTGGAAAGAAAATAAGGATCATCCGTTTTTACGATCACCTCTCTATATGCTTTGAGTGCACGATTGTAAGCGGCCTCGTTTCCTGGAACGATCCTCATTACCGCACGTTTACTTTTATCCGGGGGAAATACCATAGTGTCTCTGAAAGAAGGCATGTCCAAAACCGGTTTTAATTTTAATTCTTCGTTGGAAGCGGTTGCCATCCAGATCTTATGCATACAAACTGCGAGTGCTTTACTTAAGTAAGTGTTCTCTGGGAATTTTTTGAGCCCGTCTTCTAAGTTGGATCTTGCTTCGTCTAAATTTCTTCCCAATTGGATATCATCGAATGTTTTTTCCATCTTAGCTAAGAAGCTATACAGTTCTTGTTTATCCGTTTTGAGTCTGGACAA
This genomic interval carries:
- a CDS encoding type ISP restriction/modification enzyme, encoding MPTSPRNKPFDKITIQALDRYIHSLETIAKTESFSEQSFRGPLADFVHSIESNILANNEPMRVACGAPDFVVYKNNVPIGYIETKKIGANLNSLENSDQLKRYRSDLSNLILTDYLEFRWFVDGEFRLSSSIGKFKNNRIIPFPNMKDQVLGLLDCFINEETPVSKDPKELAIRMGKLGRMIRDTIKETIKEAEKSKSPSVLKDQMKAFHSRLIKGLSEEQFADMYAQTICYGLFAARCNHHISGSFNREKAVFELPNTNPFLKRMFNSIAGTELDKSVTWIVDDLAYLLDRADFDSILKDFGKKTKQEDPVVHFYETFLSSYDPNIREKRGVYYTPEPIVKYIIYSVDSLLKEKKGFNIPNGLADSKIIPHPKKPGEKVHRISILDPSVGTGTFLFELIKTVFKHFEKNKGSWQDYVQSHLLPRMFGFEFLMAPYSIAHLKIVLQLRELGYQFDSEERLKIYLTNSLEDAPSLKETDGLDKFLEQEAQDAWEIKNSEPVSIIVGNPPYSGHSENSGDWITDLLHSKEGNYFEFDGKPLKEQNLKWLNDDYVKFLRFAQWKIENTGHGILAFVTNHGYLDNPTFRGMRQSLRKTFDEIYVLDLHGNSKKKEKQSDGSQDENVFEIQQGVAIGIFVKRITDGNTIKKPGRVFHSEIFGDREGKYDWLSKHNIKNTEWEEINPSKEFCLFKPQNERRREEYESNNKITEIMYTFSLGILTKRDSLTVAFTEEELQGKISHFTDSSLSDEEVSEEFSIPIIDKDRWDLKKARQEVKKFGSKQFIKDYTYRPFDSRSIYFYENIIARPNTKVMDHFDDPENLALVIGRQGLAVGGDTWNLVFVVNKLVDQNIFRRGGGTVFPLYTIEEDLFSGKNKRSNFSDPIIEELRIKQGTEDPEALFYYIYAILYSPKFRKRYSEFLKIDFPRIPLTSNRDLFKKLVQIGKKLTKCHLFQSNVHARLKFPMEGDSIIKSIFYDGEKTVWINETQYFGPISQKVWNYNIGGFQICEKWLKDRKGRQLTFLDIQHYSVIVHSIEQTIQFEIEIDEHITKSGGFPFK
- a CDS encoding M48 family metallopeptidase, which translates into the protein MIDLSNSVRPYVLKLLVVLGLVSFSGSPIFSQNKPGEFDSELYAQLVRQSNVQFTNLIKSKTVLADHKGWKKPIDKAFGKLSKNSGNPPFPLVYKIVKEASFNAFAMAGGQFCIHSGALDSLDEIIKQKEADAAQKLDFHRERYIAGVLSHELAHFYNRHVFNSVKKFYALKDEPSGKAFLENSKFSQEQELDADQTGLFLLDKAGYGGDFMLITLQTLNEVEQSYKEALASSKADKTRPELIGSHYFSSHPSPNERLSRLKTDKQELYSFLAKMEKTFDDIQLGRNLDEARSNLEDGLKKFPENTYLSKALAVCMHKIWMATASNEELKLKPVLDMPSFRDTMVFPPDKSKRAVMRIVPGNEAAYNRALKAYREVIVKTDDPYFLSNYAVLLSYSADEKDLDVAVNVANQAFQAEGTVALANNLGVVLFWTDKREEAKELFNRLATSIDQKIRTLANQSGNNPQIAQYLRTIGQSTAQKQQVDPDYIYENFTPILNIALVESYSAVDPKSKGLANYYLSNYDSTSGWAKVLAKIHSIELTAPTAPNEVNAFKVGGVGPGDKLEDLLKNWGKPTRIKTDKKSGLEYFEYDNKETAFILDMGTVVQVNVVGDSSPGLGQGVTVGSSKPAAEKLLGSKFRKQGEYHDYYEKGKAFVKYNKHGKIDSMVVQ